The region TTTGCggctgaaggctttcccacattcactgCATGTGTAATGCCTCTGTCCAGCAGGAATGGTCTCCTCATACCTGGTATTACCATGTGGATCCCACTCACTGTGAGGGTAATGGTGCGGGAAAATGCTTGAGCTGCTTGGGGAGTCTTTACAACTCTTCCTTGTCATAGAAAGCATCTCTGAGGGTTGGACAGAACAGTGGTTCACAAGAAAGGTATTGCCCTTGTCCCTTCTAGTGGGTTTCTCTTCACTGGGCTGCTTGTGGTGCTGGTGAAGGTTTGCTGTGAACCAGAACTGTTTCCCACATGCCATGCACATGTATGGTTTCTGCCCAGGGTGTGTGTCCTGGTGCTTGGCCATGTGTGAAATATCTTTCAAGAGCTGACCACACATCTCACAGAGGTGGGACTCCTGAGTAGAAAAGCCTCCCTTGGGAGTCCTGGTCTGTGATACTCCTTCTGTAAAAATGCTCTGCTTAGGTGCCTCCTCATCCCGTACTCCATGCCAACAGCCTAAAAGCAGAGAAATGCTGGTGAAGTACAAATTGACAAGTATTAGGAGTACCCTCATTACAAATGTGCATCAACGACAACTAAGATCATAAATCACAGGAGGTCAGGACAACAGGCCTGAAATTAGGTTCAGTAGCTGGTATCTGAAGATCATGGAATGGAGGAAGCCTTCATGGGAGAAGACACAAATGTGAGGTACAGCACAGGAAGATGATGTAGGGTCCCTAATTAAGTCTTTTACAATCAAATTCCTTGGCTTCTTGGGACAGGTGAGAGTTACATAGAAGGATCATGTTCATGCTCAAGACAATCAAAGTGCTACTGGGTATCTGTTGTTTAAGGACCGTGCAGGGCATGTTCACTGAGATCAGGCTAATGTTGACGAGTATTGTGGAGGAAGCAATGGAGAGGAACAGCTGAGATGCAGAGGCAGAGACATGAAATGGCTAGAGACCAAAGATCAGAGAGTAAGACAAATGTGTAAATAGGAAAGTAGACAGAATTGAAGTATGGCCAGTGACCTTGGCACTAAAACAATTGTGGGCATAGAGAGGTTATGGAATGATTTAAACTCAGCCCTGACATCATAGATAAGTTCCCCAGCTTCCCCTCTCCAGGGTCACACTTACCTAGAATCTCTCTGGCAATGGCTGGAATTATGTCCACCCAGTCAGGTTGCCAGGGCTCACTGCCCAGCTCCAGTGAAGCAACTCTATGAAACATGGATGATGCATGTCCTAAGGGTAAGATAGGACAGATAAATGGCCATCACTGGTCTAGGTGACCCACCCTACagagaagaaaagtaaatattataaaataatttcacagTGGGGTCAACCCAGTGGTAGTAGCAAGTAATAACCATACTGGTCATTGCAATTCCAGGCACTAGCCACAGGAAATGTCAGCTACAGGAAGGGGGCAAaatctgaggcacagagatgtcAGGGAGAAGACAAGATGGATATATTCCACTGGCTGACTGTAGGACACATGGCTCCTGGCTTTATCTCTGCAATCCTTTGGGATGGCAGGTTCTGGGACTCCTGAAAAGCAGGAGGCAGAAATGCACACAACCCAGGTCCAGCATCCACAGCACCAGCTCCAGGGAACTGGGAAGGAGGTAGTACACGTGGCTGCAATGTAAGAAGgacatggctgccctggggaacAAGGAAAGGGAAGAGTCCAGTTCAGGACACTGGGGCGGGTATAAGGGCCTTACCCAGGGAGGCCATAAGAGCaaagttctccagcatcacatcaCGGTACAGGTGCCTCTGAGCCTCATCAAGGAGTTCCCACTCTGCCTGGGAGAAGTACAGGAACACATCCTCAAAGTTCACCTGCCCCTGCCACGATGGGGAGAGCCAAGTCCATGAAGTGCCTCTCTTCCAGGGGGCCCATTCCTGTCCTTACCGCACCCTCCCCCCACAGGAAACACCAGAACCAGGTGCCACTAGTGTCTTCCTCCTCATGATCCCATCAATCACCGAGCCTACCACAGCCCAGGCGATTGGGCTCTAGGCTTCACATACAGGGTCCACCTTCTGTCAGCCGATTCCCGTTGGGCCTGGACCAAGTGTCCTGCACGACCCCACCGTCCCGGGGACCACACGGTGAAGGGGGCTTCGGACAGCATCCCCACCGGGTAGGTCCCATAATTCTTCCAGGTTTATAATACCCGACGGAAGAGGGAAACCGTGAGAGGCAGGAAATCCCAAAAGAGCCCCGAGGGTCTGCCTGCCCCCTTCTGCCCACAGAGCGAGGGGGCttctgctctgcccctccgcTGCCACCCCGAACAGGCGCGCGGCCGCCCACCGGGCTCCCCTTGCCTTGCTCTCCG is a window of Ictidomys tridecemlineatus isolate mIctTri1 chromosome 15, mIctTri1.hap1, whole genome shotgun sequence DNA encoding:
- the Znf772 gene encoding zinc finger protein 772 — encoded protein: MLENFALMASLGHASSMFHRVASLELGSEPWQPDWVDIIPAIAREILGCWHGVRDEEAPKQSIFTEGVSQTRTPKGGFSTQESHLCEMCGQLLKDISHMAKHQDTHPGQKPYMCMACGKQFWFTANLHQHHKQPSEEKPTRRDKGNTFLVNHCSVQPSEMLSMTRKSCKDSPSSSSIFPHHYPHSEWDPHGNTRYEETIPAGQRHYTCSECGKAFSRKDSLVQHQRVHTGERPYACGECGKTFSRKPILAQHQRIHTGEMPYECGICGKVFNHSSNLIVHQRVHTGARPYKCSECGKAYSHKSTLVQHESVHTGERPYECSECGKYFGHKYRLIKHWSVHTGARPYECIACGKFFSQSSDLIAHQRVHNGEKPYVCNECGKAFSHKHVLVQHHRIHTGERPYKCSECEKAFRQRASLIRHWKVHTGARP